AGTTGATTCAAAATCAGGTCCAGGAGCGCTAGATATGCAAACAAACTGTTTTAAACTGTGACTTGAACCAGAATTAATTGTATTGGGACAGTTGCATATTTAAATTGTGAGAGTAGTGTAATGGCCAACAATGCATACTCACTGCAGTTGAGTTCCTCAGTGTGGAGTACAGTCAGATGCTGTCCTCTGGTGGCCAGTTACAACTATACCCCACACTGTTGCCCTTGGTGACTCTTTACAGTCTTCCTGTTCACTACAGATACTGCACTGTAGGTGGCGCCAGTGAGCTTCAGGGCAGCCATTTATCAGAGAGCAGGATGTGGGGGTTtactgagacacacacaggtctgtgtgCCATACATACACATGCACAGCGATGCAGTAAAGTAAGCAGAGCTGAGCAGAAGCAGTTATGGAGTTGCGAGCTGAACTGCTGAAGTCCATCTGGTATGCTTTCACCTCTCTGGACGTGGAGAAGAGTGGGAAGGTGTCCAAGTCCCAGCTAAAGGTGAGAGGTCAGGGTTCAAGTCGGGGGGCAGTATAGGGGTCAAAGAGCAGGGAGGATGGGATTGATTTTCTTCAGTGTCTTTCTGCCCTTCCAATGTGTTGGTTTGTGTGCTATTGATGTTTTTACACAACTGTTTTTGTTAATCTTTTCAGAATATTTTCCTTGTTTTTAGGAAAATTATATTTTTATGTAATTGGCATCAGAActtgttttatttgtttatttattgatCTAGTCAGGTCAACCCCATTAGATGAGACACTTTATTTTCAAGATCTGATCTCTTTCCTGTTAGCTCAATGCGTGGGTGTGATATGTCCTTTAGCATGACCTGCACAGCACTGTATACTGATTGGTGTCTTAGATAATGTTATTGCTTGATCAAACCCCTTCTAATGGAATTTGATCACATTCGTAATTAATTTCATCATTGTACAGCCCTAGTTTTGACGTTTGGCCGCCCTCCTCAAGTCTAGAATAACAAACACATGACTGTAACTGGGTTCATTTCTGGGATTATGTATGGGCCAGACTATGGAGAAACAATCATCAATAATCTGCTATGGCGATAGGCCTATCTCTATGTTCAGAGGCAGACCCTCTATGAGCCCCCTCATGATTCTGGGGGGCTGGTGGTGTGTTATTGCACTGGTGTTTGGGTGAATACGTGTGTGCTGTATTGTTATGTGTTATGGGTCAGTGATGTTGTGTTGCTTTGTGTGTGGGATCAGGCATTGTGGCGTTTCTAATCCCAGTCACACTGAGGGGCTTGGGCTCTGTGTCCCAGTCGTTGCTATAACGACATTGTCAAAGAGTTCCTGTGTCTTGCCACCTCCATCTCCTTGCTCTAAGACTACAGGCTCCAAAACTGGAATTATGGAAGTTGAAATTGACATTTTTTGCTGGCATAACATTTTTTAGattttattaaataaaaaaatacatgtatttctgtctgtctctccatgtcttgTAGGTTTTGTCTTTTAACCTGTATCCTGTTGATGAGATTTAGGTTTCATCTCATAACCTGTACTCTCTGTTGATGAGATGTAGGTTTTGTCTCATAACCTGTACTCTGTGTTGATGAGTTGTAGGTTTTGTCTCATAACCTGTACTCTGTGTTGATGAGTTGTAGGTTTTGTCTCATAACCTGTACTCTGTGTTGATGAGTTGTAGGTGTTGTCTCATAACCTGTACTCTGTGTTGATAAGTTGTAGGTTTTGTCTCATAACCTGTACTCTGTGTTGATGAGTTGTAGGTGTTGTCTCATAACCTGTACTCTGTGTTGATGAGTTGTAGGTTTTGTCTCATAACCTGTACTCTGTGTTGATGAGTTGTAGGTGTTGTCTCATAACCTGTACTCTGTGTTGATGAGTTGTAGGTGTTGTCTCATAACCTGTACACTGCGCTGAACATCCCCCACGACCCTGTGGCTCTAGAGGTCCACTtcagagatgatgatgatgggccGGTGTCCAACCAGGGGTACATGCCCTACCTCAACAAATTTATACTGGACaaggtactgtacacacacacacacacacacacacacacacacacacacacatacacacacacttgacatCCTCTCTTTCTGACCCCAGGTGGTTGAGGGCACATTTGATAAGGAGAATGTAGATGTGTTCTGCTGGACTCTCTGTGCCAAAAAGAACTACCGGCCTAAAGATGGCATGGGTTTTCTGCTTGATAAAGACGCCTTCCATCTCTGGTGCATCTTCAACTTCCTGTCTGAAGACAAGTATCCACTGGTCCTGGCCCCAGAGGAGGTAAGTTCTTAGCCCTGGACGTATAATCCAAAATAATTTTCCTCTTTTCTTCCTTGCGTTCATCAACCTTTCATGCAAATCTTGCAATAATGTCAATGGGAGATTCTGTCTCAAGTTCAGATTTTTCCCATTATGTGTCCCTTTCATTCCATGTGGCCCCTCTCAGGTGGAATACCTCCTGAAGAAGATCTGCTTAGCCATGAGTGTGGAGCTTAGCTGTGTGGACATGGAGGATTTCATATCCCAGGAGCCTGTGCAGCTGAGCGGTATCACAGTGTGGGCCTTCCTGGACTTTGTCAACACCGGGAGGCTGACCAGAGGCGTGGAGAATGACTCTGTCACCATGGCGATAGACAAGGTCTACCAGGAGATAGTGGGCAATATCATAAAAGAGGTGCTTTTAACATAAAGATTATTAGAAATGTTTGTGTTGGTGTGCATGTAATATGCATGTAATAAACGTATAAAGTATAACAGTATTTATATAATTAggcatgtgtaactttgtgtggGTGTATGTAACTGTCCTCAGGGGTATCTGTGGAAGAAGGGTCACTTGCGGAGGAACTGGAACGAGCGCTGGTTCTCTCTCCGGCCCAGTACTCTGCATTACTACGTCAGTGAGGACCGCAAGGAGTGTAAAGGCTGTATCGAGCTGGACCACAACTGTTGTGTGGAGGTACACAACGCTGGGTTATGTAGAATGGAAGGCACAGCTGAGCTGAGACATTTGTTCAGAGAGCAAGGCTTCATGGTAGCATGTATAGAATGAATATGACCCCATTCTTTATAACAATAAGAACGTTGGAGTGTgcaagttgttgttgttgtgatggtTATTTTCTGCAGTGTTGTGGTTGCACTGACAGGTGCTACcagagaaggaggggaagaggtgtATGTTCTGTGTGAAGACGCTCACTAAGACCTACGAGATGAGCGCCCCCGACACCAAGCAGAGACAGGAGTGGACCACAGGTCAGAGATCATActctctactgtacactacacacacactgtgtttttAAAGCCACAAGAACATTTAGGGGTAGATTTTGGGCAATATCTAGTAGCCAGGGTGATACTCTACTAGCCAACGGTTGTAAAATCTATGCCATGCGATATTTTATTAAACTAGGGTagtttattaataataataataataataataaattacatTTACAGACATAAATCATAAAGCTCTTTTGGCACATATTCTACTAGCCCAGTCTAAAAATACTAGCCCAAGCTTAACTTTGTTCCTGCAGCGATCCAGACAGCGATCCGTCTGTGTGTAGAGGGAAAGAACTCCCTGCATAAGGACCTGAAGCTGCGACGCAGAGAgctaagggaggagagggagaggaggcgcACCACCAAGGAGGAGGAGCTACAACGTCTGTGCCTCCtccagggggagaaggagagcaaGCTGGCCGAGCTGGAGCTCCTacaggtagggggggggggggggagcgagagagagatcgagaccgggagagagagagagatcactatGAAGACAACAGAACTTTGGATAGCTATGTGACAAAAGCATATTTGTTGGTTTCATCGGTGTGCAGGAGGCGCAGAGGCACTCTCAGGCAGCACTGCTGCAGGAGGAACAGAAGAGGAGACAGAAACATGAGGAGCTGCAGAGAACCCTGCAGGACCAGCTACAGCAGGCTGAAGAGGTGAGAAGctaaggagatgaggaggaggagattagCTGGGTAAGGAAAGAAGTTAGAGgtaagaggaggaaggagaagagaaggtgaGAAGGATAAGTAGAGGAGAAGGAAGGTGTGAGACAATGAGAAGAAGGACCCAACATACATGTCTAACTCTAAAGATCTTTAAGGATTTAACTGTGGCTTTGTCCTGGTTTAAGTGTGTGTTTGTCGTGGGCCAGGAGCGGGACAACATGCAGGCGGAGATGGCCCTGAAGGATGCGGAGACGGACCGCCAGAGGAAGAGGATCAGGGAGCTGGAGGAGATGCAGCTTCGACTGGAGGAGGCCCTGCACCAGGAGATTAGAGCTAGACAGAATGAGGAGGCCTACCGCCTCGCAcaggccaggtaacacacacacacatacacgtatactgtatgtacagtatacacacacgcacgcacaaacacacacgcacacacaagtacacacaggTAGCAAACGTCATGGAAAAGGACTATATACTATCTTACACCCCCTGACACTTACATGTCTTCTGTAAATGTCTTACACTTCTTAGTGCTCACTCTGTGCTCACAGTTTCCTGTCATTTCAGTCTGTTACCGCAAAGTCACACAAAAAATGAAGGTAGGGGGACGTTTCACAGTGGAATTGATGGCCTTGACCTGCAAGCTACAGTGTGTGCTTCATTTAGTGAAATCTGCAAACCACAATTGCGTCTTTTTAAAGATAAGTTAACCCAAATCAAAAACTAGCCAAACCAAAATGAACACTGGTATTAATCTGAAGTTGTACCTCAGTTTATCTAAAATGCAAGGAACCctcagtcatacacacacacacagctgtgtttgTCGGTAGACGTGTTTGCTCTCAGAGAAACACCAACGATTTCCTGTTATCTCTGCTCATTACTTGTGGTTTGTCTGCTTTCTCAGGAACTGAACAtcttaagttgttttttttctttttttgaccCCTAGGAGAGCTCAGCTTTAGTTTTTCTATAACCCTGCTCTCTGGTTGGTCCCTTCGTTATGACATTGTCATAATTGTGCCCTCTGACTGGTCCCTTGATAATGACATTGTCATAACCCTGTTCGCTGATTCATCCCCATAACCGTGTTGTCTTATTTGTCCCTTCATAATGACATGGTCATAACTCTTCTCTCTGATTAGTTTATCATAATGACATCATCATAACACTTCTCTCTGATTGGTCCTTCAAAAGGACATCTTCATAACCCTGCTCTCTGATTGGTCCCTTCATAATGTCAACAACAAATATAATAAGGAAATCAGGACACCAACAGAAGTTTTAGAATACAGTACACAATAAGTGGGCATCCCTAATCTGTAACTGTAACATTATTAACATTGGTCCAACCAACTCATTTTAGAGCTCCAACAAGGCTTGAAGTGTAGTGTGATTAGAACCCTGCATAAgggttctctccttctctctcttcaccaccagtctgctggtggaggaggaggagaagatgaaggTCCTGCTGGCCCTCCAAGAGGAACAGGAGCAGTACATCCTGAAGacccagagagagaagcaggagcTCAGGCAGGAGATGGTAACCAAGTCCCAGGCTTTAGAGGAGGCCCAACACCAGCTGGAGAAGGTTCGGGCCAACCGGCACAGAATGGACCAGGACATTGCGGTGAGTGCAAAATAATCAGTATCGGACCCTAGATCTTCTGCTAAATACAAATCTGGGAACTACTTTGCATAAAACTATAGCTACTCGACAGCTACTCTACTATACTACTCAATTTACACACTTGCCCCCTTCCCCCCCTTCCCCAATACATATGGATATATTATACCATAAATTGTGCCTTTCTGTATTTTAATTATGCTAACATCTTTACTCTATTCTACTGCCTTttactttattttcactatttcttattgttgttgcattgtcgagaaggaacctgcaagtaagcagtTCGTTAGACAAGGTATACCAtatgtatcctgtacatacaactaataaaacttgaaactactCATCAAGAAATTATAGTCCGGTTAACTACCTTTGCTGTCCCGTTTCTGTGTGATCGGGAATGCATGTGAATGAGCATAATGTGGACGGCAAGATAACGGGACGGCAAGATAACGTTCAGGATCTTAGACTACTGGTCAAAAAttcagaacacctactcattcaagggtttttatttatttttacttttttctacattgtagaaaaacactaaagacatcaaaactatgaaataacatattgagtaatgtagtaaccaaaaaagtgtttgtcaaatcaaaatatattttatatttgagattcttcaaatagccaccctttgccttgatgacagctttgcgcactcttggcattctctcaaccagcttcatgaggtggtatgcatttcaattaacaggtgtgccttgttaaaagttaaattgTGTAATTTCTTCCCTCCtttatgcgtttgagccaatcagttgtgttgtgacaaggtaggggggtatacagaagatggtcctatttggtaaaagaccacgtccatattatggccagaacagctcaaataagcaaagagaaacaacagtacatcactactttaaaacatgaaggtcagtcaatatgtaacatttcaagaactttgaaagtttcttcaagtgcagtcgcaaaaaccatcaagtgctatgatgaaactggctctcatgaggaccgccacaagaatggaagacccagagttaccactgctgcagttcattagcgttaccagtctcagaaattgcagcccaaataaatgctacaacatcaactgttcagaggagactgtgtgaatcaggccttcatggtgaattgctgcaaagaaaccactactaaaggaagaagagactttcttgggccaagaaacacgagcaatgacgttagaccagtggaaatctgtcctttgattttgagtccaaatttgagatttttggttccaaccgctgtgtttttgtgagacgcggtgttggtgaacggatgatctcctcatgtgtatttcccaccataaagcatggaggaagaggtgttatggtgtgggagtgctttgctgttgacactgtctgtgatttattttgaattcaagggaCATTTAACCAACATgtctaccatagcattctgcagcgatacgccatctcatctggtttgcgcttagtgggactatcatttattttttaacaggacaatgacccaacacacctccaggctgtgtaagggctatttgaccaagaagtagagtgatggagtgctgcatcagatgacctggcctccacaatcccccgacctcaaccaaattgagatggtttgggatgagtcggaccgcagagtgaaggaaaagcagccaacaagttctcagcatatatgggaactccttcaagactgttggaaaagcattccaggtgaagctggttgagagaatgccaagagtgtgcaaagctgtcttcaaggcaaagggtggctatttgaagaatcaaaactataaaatatatttgtatttgtttaacactttttgggttactacatgatgccatatgtgttatttcatagttctacaatgtagtaaatagtaaaaatgaagaaaaacctttgaatgagtaggtgttctaaaactgttgaccggtagtgtagttAGATGTTATGCAGTACTTTCCCCCACTATGATGACTATTTAGTAGTTGTtgtatgtgtgtcagtgtgcacGCTATGTTTTGTCCTTCTTATCCGATAAACATCTCAAAATGAAGCACAGTGGCCTCTGGATTCAGCATAAAACACAATAATTTATTAATTGACTCCCCCATTGTCTTCGCTTTCACTCCATCTCTCATTTTCTTCCCCTTCACCCTTTCACATTATTTTTCTCACAACCTCtcatcccccttcctctccatggTCTCCCTCAGACTGCTCAGAGGAAGCTGCGGCAGGCCAGCACTAGTGTCAAACACTGGAATGTCCAGATGAACAGACTGATGCATCCTATTGGACCGGGAGGTGAGCTGAGTTGTGAGTGAAGTATTATGGTGTGTAAAGCTAAGTGTTGAACAGGTGCCTCTGTCAAACTCCTTGTCCTTCCTGCATTCTCTTTCTTGCTTTCGCTCTgattctctcctcccatccctctctctatcccagagAGAAGACTCTCACTTGGAGGCTCAGGGGATCCGGTTGTGCGTGGGCCCTCCTTACGAGGCTCAAGCCTACACCTGTACCAtcagaggagcgagggagagagggagaaggagagggagagagagaatgagcaggagaacatagaggagaaggagtgtgaggagagtgtgagcatcatagggagagaggagaggcgtcTGTCTCAAGCCTCCAATGGGGACATGGACTGTGCCTGAGGCCCAACACCCCCAAGCTAATGTTAATGTAAATACATACCACTGGGATTGTACTATCAGATCATTTGATATCATCTTTTGTTTACTTAAGAGGATGTATTTTTATGTGAGTATTTTcacctttcttttctctctctccccgtccttACTTGGTCAATTACTATGACGGTAATAATATTAGCAAAATAATGCTAATATTCTTGGTGCTTTCATGGCAGGAAAGTCTTCAAATTTGAACCATAAATGTGTTTATTCTGTAACCTCTTTTTAATTGTAATTGAAAACCAAAGCTCATTAACAAAAACAGCACTGGACAACTTGGCTGATGATTGTTTTTGACATGTGGGAGGAAGAGTTTgaaattgaaataaatgatgTACAATGATTTGTAATAttcatatgtgtaaacatactgaattgtaattggatgcattttaccgccatatcatactgtgctatgattggttaagacctcccaaatggttaggtcatggtcagtttgatcctggttggcgatacgtgaacatgccagttatagctagctaataaagagctacgttaagaaatatcctgtagtactgcattttattattttgtacaatgtgtgcaaaacaagacatggtgtcAGAGTAAAGGTCTTACAAGATGGATTTTTCTGGAGTTCCTTCAGCTCGAATGGACTGGGAGTCTACAAACTTACCCGACGCATGGCGTAAGTACAAACAGCATGTGGAGCTAATGTTCACAGGTCCTCTGAAGGATAAAGGAGAAGATGAAAAGTGCAGCTACTTGCTCCTCTGGATCGGTGAAAAAGGGAGAGATATAAACAACACATGGACACTTACCGAGGCTGAATCAAAGGTACTAACAACATACTATAATCGTTTTGAAGTATATGTTGCGCCGAAGACCAATACTATTTTCGCTAGGTACAAATTCCATGAGAAAGTACAGGGAGCTAGCGAGTCTTCTGAACAGTTTGTGACTGAGCTGCGTCTGCTTGTGAAAGACTGTGATTATGCAAACAAGGATGAGATGGTCAGGGACCGTATTGTATTTGGAATATACTCACCGCGAGTGAGAGAGAAACTTTTGAATGTTGGGTCTTATTaagggttgcgtcaattcgaatcagAACAAGTATGACactgagtcaccgattgtatactatgtactttttattagctaagcaataagtggtaaatgcggATTTCGTAAATACGGGCTCTCTGtcacacctcgcagggcaaacagagaactgacttgttcctgacaaagttattataatatactctgacagaagtagttcctgcttccgagccggcctgtcagagtagagactgggcgtggtttaaactcactcagcctatcgttgattgttggcgcacaAACTGGTCCCGGCCTCTAGGCCCTTCAGCGGTCAGGCGTTGTAGCTGTGTAGAATATCTATGCGCTCATACTCTCGATACAGTTATCacacacctggctcctgttagTGCTAAGTTTGAGTTCTAACAAAAGACAGTCTGTTTGCTACACTACGCTCTATATGTGTCCCCATAACTCATGATAACTGCCTACACCCAAGGTTAGCCATTTTCCGCTAATGTTActtctaacacacacagacaccctcatGATAGGCCAAGCATATTTTCAACCCTCGCAGTCTGAGGTAACGCTGGACAAAGCTATCGACATAGCCAGATCTCACGAGCTAGCACAGGCTCAGATGAAAACCATTTCGTGCGGCAGCAGGAGTGCATCACGTGAACAAGCAGTGCACACAGTCAGGCAGACATCAAAGCACACCTCCTATGCACAGAGAGCGTGTTTTAGAACGGAGAGAGACATAACTCCAAAACAGAGCGACACAGACTCAAAACTCCCCAAAACATGTGGATATTGTGAATGGCGAACAAGGAAATTGCCCAGCGAAAGGCAAACAGTGTactaaatgtggaaaatggaATCACTTTGCAAAAGTGTGCAGAGCTTACCGTGGAAAAACAGTACTCAGTGAGTGAAGATGAAATGTCAATCAAAGAGTCAAACGCTGATGAAATGTTTATTGATTCAGTGACACAGAAAAGTCATATATCAGAGACAGAGCAAGCCTTTGCTGACATTGAGATAGGAACACAAGGCACAAAGCTAaagttcaaactagacactggtGCACAAGTAGAGACAGCACCAGTAGAGACAGACAATGTACTGGAGGAGTTTATTGATGTTTT
This is a stretch of genomic DNA from Oncorhynchus mykiss isolate Arlee chromosome 7, USDA_OmykA_1.1, whole genome shotgun sequence. It encodes these proteins:
- the LOC110528389 gene encoding differentially expressed in FDCP 6 homolog isoform X4, whose amino-acid sequence is MELRAELLKSIWYAFTSLDVEKSGKVSKSQLKVLSHNLYTALNIPHDPVALEVHFRDDDDGPVSNQGYMPYLNKFILDKVVEGTFDKENVDVFCWTLCAKKNYRPKDGMGFLLDKDAFHLWCIFNFLSEDKYPLVLAPEEVEYLLKKICLAMSVELSCVDMEDFISQEPVQLSGITVWAFLDFVNTGRLTRGVENDSVTMAIDKVYQEIVGNIIKEGYLWKKGHLRRNWNERWFSLRPSTLHYYVSEDRKECKGCIELDHNCCVEVLPEKEGKRCMFCVKTLTKTYEMSAPDTKQRQEWTTAIQTAIRLCVEGKNSLHKDLKLRRRELREERERRRTTKEEELQRLCLLQGEKESKLAELELLQEAQRHSQAALLQEEQKRRQKHEELQRTLQDQLQQAEECVFVVGQERDNMQAEMALKDAETDRQRKRIRELEEMQLRLEEALHQEIRARQNEEAYRLAQASLLVEEEEKMKVLLALQEEQEQYILKTQREKQELRQEMVTKSQALEEAQHQLEKVRANRHRMDQDIATAQRKLRQASTSVKHWNVQMNRLMHPIGPGGELS
- the LOC110528389 gene encoding differentially expressed in FDCP 6 homolog isoform X1; the protein is MELRAELLKSIWYAFTSLDVEKSGKVSKSQLKVLSHNLYTALNIPHDPVALEVHFRDDDDGPVSNQGYMPYLNKFILDKVVEGTFDKENVDVFCWTLCAKKNYRPKDGMGFLLDKDAFHLWCIFNFLSEDKYPLVLAPEEVEYLLKKICLAMSVELSCVDMEDFISQEPVQLSGITVWAFLDFVNTGRLTRGVENDSVTMAIDKVYQEIVGNIIKEGYLWKKGHLRRNWNERWFSLRPSTLHYYVSEDRKECKGCIELDHNCCVEVLPEKEGKRCMFCVKTLTKTYEMSAPDTKQRQEWTTAIQTAIRLCVEGKNSLHKDLKLRRRELREERERRRTTKEEELQRLCLLQGEKESKLAELELLQEAQRHSQAALLQEEQKRRQKHEELQRTLQDQLQQAEECVFVVGQERDNMQAEMALKDAETDRQRKRIRELEEMQLRLEEALHQEIRARQNEEAYRLAQASLLVEEEEKMKVLLALQEEQEQYILKTQREKQELRQEMVTKSQALEEAQHQLEKVRANRHRMDQDIATAQRKLRQASTSVKHWNVQMNRLMHPIGPGERRLSLGGSGDPVVRGPSLRGSSLHLYHQRSEGEREKERERENEQENIEEKECEESVSIIGREERRLSQASNGDMDCA
- the LOC110528389 gene encoding differentially expressed in FDCP 6 homolog isoform X2, producing MELRAELLKSIWYAFTSLDVEKSGKVSKSQLKVLSHNLYTALNIPHDPVALEVHFRDDDDGPVSNQGYMPYLNKFILDKVVEGTFDKENVDVFCWTLCAKKNYRPKDGMGFLLDKDAFHLWCIFNFLSEDKYPLVLAPEEVEYLLKKICLAMSVELSCVDMEDFISQEPVQLSGITVWAFLDFVNTGRLTRGVENDSVTMAIDKVYQEIVGNIIKEGYLWKKGHLRRNWNERWFSLRPSTLHYYVSEDRKECKGCIELDHNCCVEVLPEKEGKRCMFCVKTLTKTYEMSAPDTKQRQEWTTAIQTAIRLCVEGKNSLHKDLKLRRRELREERERRRTTKEEELQRLCLLQGEKESKLAELELLQEAQRHSQAALLQEEQKRRQKHEELQRTLQDQLQQAEEERDNMQAEMALKDAETDRQRKRIRELEEMQLRLEEALHQEIRARQNEEAYRLAQASLLVEEEEKMKVLLALQEEQEQYILKTQREKQELRQEMVTKSQALEEAQHQLEKVRANRHRMDQDIATAQRKLRQASTSVKHWNVQMNRLMHPIGPGERRLSLGGSGDPVVRGPSLRGSSLHLYHQRSEGEREKERERENEQENIEEKECEESVSIIGREERRLSQASNGDMDCA
- the LOC110528389 gene encoding differentially expressed in FDCP 6 homolog isoform X3: MELRAELLKSIWYAFTSLDVEKSGKVSKSQLKVLSHNLYTALNIPHDPVALEVHFRDDDDGPVSNQGYMPYLNKFILDKVVEGTFDKENVDVFCWTLCAKKNYRPKDGMGFLLDKDAFHLWCIFNFLSEDKYPLVLAPEEVEYLLKKICLAMSVELSCVDMEDFISQEPVQLSGITVWAFLDFVNTGRLTRGVENDSVTMAIDKVYQEIVGNIIKEGYLWKKGHLRRNWNERWFSLRPSTLHYYVSEDRKECKGCIELDHNCCVEVLPEKEGKRCMFCVKTLTKTYEMSAPDTKQRQEWTTAIQTAIRLCVEGKNSLHKDLKLRRRELREERERRRTTKEEELQRLCLLQGEKESKLAELELLQEAQRHSQAALLQEEQKRRQKHEELQRTLQDQLQQAEECVFVVGQERDNMQAEMALKDAETDRQRKRIRELEEMQLRLEEALHQEIRARQNEEAYRLAQASLLVEEEEKMKVLLALQEEQEQYILKTQREKQELRQEMVTKSQALEEAQHQLEKVRANRHRMDQDIATAQRKLRQASTSVKHWNVQMNRLMHPIGPGGELSCE